The following are from one region of the Stanieria cyanosphaera PCC 7437 genome:
- the rsmA gene encoding 16S rRNA (adenine(1518)-N(6)/adenine(1519)-N(6))-dimethyltransferase RsmA yields the protein MTVNKSTQSRSQFRPNKRFGQHWLRSEIALNQIVAAAQLTSSDRILEIGPGTGILTRRLLPLVESLVAVEIDRNLCQKLTQKLGKEDNFLLLQGDFLKLNLTELLESFPSFQQPNKIVANIPYNITGPILEKLLGKISQPATTAYQSIVLLVQQEVGERLTASPGTKAYGALSLRVQYLASCELIYHVPAKAFSPPPKVDSVVIRLHPRTISEPADNPRLLDSLIKLGFANRRKMLRNNLSSVIAPDDLIQLLEQLNLNSQSRAENLSLEDWIKLSNLIGCRSI from the coding sequence ATGACTGTCAATAAATCAACCCAATCTCGTTCTCAATTTCGTCCCAATAAACGTTTTGGTCAACACTGGTTACGTAGTGAAATAGCATTAAATCAAATTGTAGCAGCAGCACAATTAACATCAAGCGATCGTATTTTAGAAATTGGCCCTGGCACTGGTATTTTAACTCGTCGTCTTTTACCCTTAGTAGAATCTTTAGTCGCAGTTGAAATTGACCGTAATTTATGTCAAAAACTCACTCAAAAGTTAGGTAAAGAAGATAATTTTCTCTTACTACAAGGCGATTTTCTGAAACTAAATTTGACTGAATTACTAGAATCTTTTCCTTCATTTCAGCAGCCCAATAAAATAGTTGCTAATATTCCTTACAATATTACTGGTCCTATCCTCGAAAAACTTTTAGGTAAAATTTCTCAACCAGCAACTACAGCTTATCAATCAATCGTTTTATTAGTACAACAAGAAGTAGGCGAAAGATTAACTGCTTCTCCTGGCACTAAAGCTTATGGGGCATTATCCCTGAGAGTTCAGTATTTAGCTAGTTGTGAATTAATTTATCATGTTCCTGCCAAAGCTTTTTCTCCACCGCCCAAAGTTGATTCAGTAGTTATACGTTTGCATCCTAGAACTATTAGCGAACCTGCTGACAATCCTCGCTTACTTGACAGTTTGATCAAACTTGGTTTTGCTAATCGTCGTAAAATGTTACGCAACAACTTATCTAGTGTCATTGCACCTGATGATTTGATTCAATTATTAGAACAACTAAATCTAAATTCTCAAAGTCGGGCAGAAAATCTGAGTCTTGAAGATTGGATTAAATTAAGTAATCTGATTGGTTGTCGTTCTATCTAA
- a CDS encoding SH3 domain-containing protein, which translates to MIGRISTIFQFILGFILGIILISGTAVGLGFLYVSKMTQIPPKPVFSEETAQPPSENQTEAKKPATSPEETTSANFEPKTIPTKEKPEEEVLPPNAYKARVTWEQGLSLRDEPDLSAARIGGIEHNAEIIILEESQDKQWQRVRLPWSAQEGWVKAGNVERIY; encoded by the coding sequence ATGATTGGGCGAATTTCAACAATTTTTCAGTTTATTTTAGGGTTTATTTTGGGAATTATCCTGATTTCAGGTACGGCTGTTGGGCTTGGTTTTTTATACGTTTCCAAAATGACCCAAATCCCTCCAAAACCAGTATTTTCAGAAGAAACAGCACAACCACCATCAGAAAATCAAACTGAAGCAAAGAAACCTGCTACTTCTCCTGAGGAAACCACCTCAGCCAATTTTGAACCTAAAACGATTCCCACTAAAGAAAAACCAGAAGAAGAAGTATTACCACCTAATGCCTATAAAGCTCGTGTTACTTGGGAGCAAGGATTAAGTTTACGAGACGAACCAGATTTAAGTGCTGCGCGAATTGGCGGTATTGAACATAATGCCGAAATTATCATTCTTGAAGAATCACAAGATAAACAATGGCAACGAGTTCGTTTACCTTGGAGCGCACAAGAAGGTTGGGTTAAAGCAGGAAATGTGGAAAGAATTTATTAA